A genome region from Nocardia sp. NBC_01730 includes the following:
- a CDS encoding cupin domain-containing protein, with protein MHLIRAAQAVPYQAPGHAGVDSRRLQGREAGGPDRASVSISTYPPGSAVEPLPTATDTIYVVLTGELELNGHLGDSALTLAEHDSVFLPRGEVRSLRNRAAENATLLVVLLAAVGGDDEQPAHL; from the coding sequence ATGCATCTGATTCGCGCGGCCCAGGCCGTCCCGTACCAGGCCCCCGGGCACGCCGGTGTCGACTCACGCCGCCTACAGGGGCGTGAGGCCGGTGGCCCGGACCGGGCATCGGTGTCGATCTCGACCTACCCCCCAGGGTCGGCGGTGGAGCCGTTGCCGACTGCGACGGACACGATCTACGTCGTGCTGACGGGTGAGCTCGAACTCAACGGCCATCTCGGCGATTCGGCGCTGACACTGGCCGAGCACGATTCGGTGTTCCTGCCTCGCGGCGAAGTCCGGTCCCTACGCAATCGGGCCGCCGAGAACGCCACGTTGCTCGTAGTCCTGCTGGCAGCAGTCGGAGGTGACGATGAGCAGCCTGCCCACCTATGA
- a CDS encoding CoA-acylating methylmalonate-semialdehyde dehydrogenase, with protein sequence MPTIAHWVDGKPYSGTATATAPVTDPATGAVTGRVALASTQDTRTVIEAAAAAFPAWRDTSLSRRTEILFRFRELLNQRKPELARIITGEHGKVVSDALGEVSRGQEVVEFACGIAHLLRGGMTENASTNVDVASIRQPLGPVAIISPFNFPAMVPMWFFPIAIAAGNTVVLKPSEKDPSAALWMARLWSEAGLPDGVFNVVNGDKTAVDELLTNPSVKAVSFVGSTPIAEYVYRTATAAGKRVQALGGAKNHAIVLPDADLDLAADAAVNAAFGSAGERCMAISALVAVGGIGDELVAKIEERSRTLRIGAGVRDNDMGPLITAAHRDKVASYIDAGEHSGAAVVLDGRSVEADGGADGFWLGPTILDHVTPDMSVYTDEIFGPVLSVLRVNSYDEALELVNASPYGNGTAIFTNDGGAARRFQNEVEVGMVGINVPIPVPVAYYSFGGWKNSLFGDSHAHGAEGVGFFTRGKVVTTRWLNPSHGGLNLGFPQTS encoded by the coding sequence GTGCCAACCATCGCCCATTGGGTCGACGGCAAACCCTATTCCGGAACTGCCACCGCCACCGCACCGGTCACCGACCCGGCCACCGGTGCGGTCACCGGCCGCGTCGCTCTGGCGAGTACGCAGGACACCCGCACGGTCATCGAGGCCGCGGCCGCGGCCTTCCCTGCGTGGCGCGACACCTCGCTGTCACGGCGAACCGAGATCCTGTTCCGATTCCGCGAACTGCTCAACCAGCGCAAACCGGAATTAGCGCGGATCATCACCGGTGAACACGGAAAAGTCGTCTCCGACGCACTCGGCGAAGTCAGCCGGGGCCAAGAGGTCGTCGAATTCGCTTGTGGCATAGCGCATCTGCTGCGCGGTGGAATGACCGAGAACGCGTCGACCAATGTCGATGTCGCCTCGATCCGCCAGCCTCTCGGGCCGGTCGCGATCATCAGCCCGTTCAACTTTCCCGCGATGGTGCCGATGTGGTTCTTCCCGATCGCCATCGCCGCGGGAAACACCGTCGTGCTCAAGCCCTCGGAAAAGGACCCCTCCGCGGCACTGTGGATGGCTCGATTGTGGTCGGAGGCGGGCCTGCCCGATGGCGTGTTCAACGTCGTCAACGGCGACAAGACCGCCGTCGACGAACTGCTGACCAATCCGTCGGTGAAGGCCGTATCGTTCGTCGGCTCCACTCCCATTGCCGAATACGTCTATCGCACCGCCACCGCGGCCGGTAAACGCGTGCAGGCGCTGGGCGGGGCCAAGAACCACGCGATCGTCCTGCCCGACGCCGATCTGGATCTGGCCGCCGACGCCGCGGTCAACGCCGCTTTCGGTTCCGCGGGCGAACGATGCATGGCCATCTCCGCCCTCGTCGCGGTCGGCGGCATCGGCGACGAACTCGTCGCCAAGATCGAAGAACGGAGCCGAACCCTGCGGATCGGCGCCGGCGTCCGAGACAACGACATGGGCCCGCTGATCACCGCTGCCCACCGCGACAAGGTCGCCTCCTACATCGACGCGGGCGAGCACAGCGGAGCAGCGGTCGTGCTCGACGGCCGCTCGGTCGAGGCCGACGGGGGAGCCGACGGGTTCTGGCTCGGACCGACAATCCTCGATCACGTGACGCCGGACATGAGCGTCTACACCGACGAGATCTTCGGCCCGGTGCTCTCGGTCCTGCGCGTGAACAGCTACGACGAGGCATTGGAACTGGTCAACGCCAGCCCCTACGGCAACGGCACCGCGATCTTCACCAACGACGGCGGCGCGGCGCGGCGCTTCCAGAACGAAGTCGAGGTCGGAATGGTCGGCATCAACGTGCCGATCCCGGTGCCGGTGGCCTACTACAGCTTCGGTGGTTGGAAGAACTCGCTGTTCGGTGATTCGCACGCCCACGGCGCCGAAGGCGTCGGGTTCTTCACCCGCGGCAAAGTCGTGACCACCCGCTGGTTGAACCCGTCCCACGGCGGACTCAACCTCGGATTCCCGCAAACCAGCTGA
- a CDS encoding cyclase family protein — MSSLPTYDELPAAPDGGRSGWGLFGADDELGLINLLTPQRVAAAAALVRRGARFPLDAPWGMFDPPLNSARGNPRHHVIAQPGGIGFDDVWDNVYPQAGSQWDSLAHIGYSRQSYYNGATSDGVRAGRNGIDKWAARGIAGRGIVLDMPAAMAALGRPYDPGDTVEFGPEELEAARELAAVEYLPADILVLHTGFAKWYTGQSFDTRKQLPRQLRAPGLAHSEEVCRYLWNTHAAAIASDTFAVEAWPADTSPAAAPFGFIHQMLIGSFGMALGELWWLDDLARDCAVTGVYEGMLVSAPSPAPGGIASAPNAVFLK, encoded by the coding sequence ATGAGCAGCCTGCCCACCTATGACGAATTGCCCGCGGCGCCCGACGGCGGCCGCAGCGGATGGGGCCTGTTCGGCGCCGATGACGAACTCGGCCTGATCAACCTGTTGACCCCACAGCGAGTGGCAGCCGCCGCGGCGTTGGTGCGCCGTGGAGCCCGGTTCCCGTTGGACGCGCCGTGGGGGATGTTCGACCCGCCACTGAACAGTGCCCGTGGCAACCCCCGCCACCACGTGATCGCCCAGCCCGGCGGAATCGGGTTCGACGACGTGTGGGACAACGTCTATCCCCAGGCGGGCAGTCAGTGGGACTCGTTGGCGCACATCGGCTACAGCCGACAGTCGTACTACAACGGCGCGACCTCCGACGGGGTGCGTGCGGGCCGCAACGGGATCGACAAATGGGCCGCGCGTGGCATCGCGGGACGCGGCATCGTCCTGGACATGCCTGCCGCCATGGCGGCACTCGGGCGCCCCTACGACCCGGGTGACACGGTGGAATTCGGTCCCGAGGAATTGGAAGCCGCCCGCGAACTGGCGGCGGTCGAGTACCTGCCGGCCGACATCCTCGTGCTGCACACCGGTTTCGCGAAGTGGTACACCGGGCAGTCATTCGACACCCGCAAACAACTGCCGCGGCAACTGCGCGCGCCGGGATTGGCGCACAGCGAAGAGGTGTGTCGATACCTGTGGAACACCCACGCTGCCGCGATCGCCTCCGACACCTTCGCGGTAGAGGCATGGCCCGCCGACACCAGCCCGGCCGCGGCACCGTTCGGGTTCATCCACCAGATGCTCATCGGTAGTTTCGGTATGGCGCTGGGCGAGTTGTGGTGGCTCGACGACCTGGCCCGTGATTGTGCGGTGACCGGAGTCTACGAGGGCATGCTCGTCAGCGCTCCCAGTCCGGCGCCCGGCGGCATCGCCTCGGCGCCGAACGCCGTTTTCCTCAAATAA
- a CDS encoding fumarylacetoacetate hydrolase family protein, whose product MRLIGMRTPGDTTTYIGRLDGDDHVLPVTDVATFWSDTESWIAKATELTDGRRRLDSVEQRPAVPDSARVICIGLNYKAHAAEGSFQVPQFPTLFGRWTSSLTVSGTSAPVPAGEAGLDWEGEVAAYVGASLCETDPDTARAAVLGYSTFNDLTARKAQKLTAQWTLGKNGDRSGPMGPIVTVDEVGDLRDGLGVRTRVNGTLVQDGNTRDMIFDIGHVLALISETFTLNPGDVIATGTPEGVGYVRNPPWLLQPGDVVEVEIDRLGILTTPIVDAAARRGDY is encoded by the coding sequence ATGCGACTCATCGGAATGCGCACCCCCGGCGATACCACCACCTACATCGGGCGGCTCGACGGCGACGATCACGTCCTTCCCGTGACCGACGTCGCCACCTTCTGGTCCGATACCGAATCCTGGATCGCCAAAGCGACCGAACTGACCGACGGCCGGCGCCGCCTGGACTCGGTCGAACAGCGTCCTGCGGTCCCCGACTCCGCACGGGTGATCTGCATCGGATTGAACTACAAGGCACACGCGGCCGAAGGCTCGTTCCAGGTCCCGCAATTCCCCACCCTGTTCGGTAGGTGGACCTCGTCGCTGACCGTCAGCGGAACCTCGGCGCCGGTTCCGGCGGGCGAAGCGGGTCTGGACTGGGAGGGGGAGGTCGCCGCCTACGTCGGCGCATCGCTATGCGAGACCGACCCCGACACCGCGCGCGCCGCGGTCCTGGGGTATTCGACCTTCAACGATCTCACCGCGCGCAAAGCCCAGAAACTCACGGCGCAATGGACATTGGGTAAGAACGGCGATCGCAGCGGCCCGATGGGGCCGATAGTCACCGTTGACGAGGTCGGGGACCTGCGCGACGGACTCGGCGTGCGGACCCGCGTCAACGGGACTCTGGTCCAAGACGGCAACACCCGCGACATGATCTTCGACATCGGGCACGTTCTCGCGTTGATCAGCGAGACCTTCACCCTCAATCCCGGCGATGTCATCGCCACCGGCACACCGGAAGGTGTCGGCTACGTACGCAACCCTCCGTGGCTGTTGCAGCCCGGTGACGTCGTGGAAGTCGAGATCGATCGACTGGGGATCCTGACGACCCCGATCGTCGACGCCGCCGCGCGCCGCGGCGACTACTGA
- a CDS encoding amidohydrolase family protein translates to MSRVVVKGGTVVTMEPGQSPQRADVLIEDDKIVAIEPSITADAALIDATNCVVAPGLVDTHRHVWQAGLRGVTADMVLKDYFRSVRFQASPVYRPEDIEVGNLAGMLEAIDAGVTSVLDFSHSISSPDHAEAAIDGTIGSGGRSQFALGFNDVVGQHKSLDTAQGRLQLAESLRKGRLAADDALVTLGIALSDLPEVGLERIRAELEGARRLGLRSTTNALAILFNDPVDDIEVLDGAGLLGPDIVWVHLNYASAEQFRRVVETGGSVSTCPEAEMAMGIGRPATERVLAAGGRCTLGCDVTTSVSGSLLQQARTAMQVGRLLDADERMATGKAPLSVPPSCETMLKAATIWGAEALGQSHRIGSLRPGKQADLIVVRTDAVNTAPMIDPYATLITQAQPSNIDTVVIAGEVRKSGGRLRADWSAVQKRLEQSKEHVARAVAERGGLLPQPALDLPW, encoded by the coding sequence ATGTCACGAGTGGTGGTCAAAGGCGGAACGGTTGTCACCATGGAGCCGGGGCAGTCGCCGCAACGGGCGGATGTGCTGATCGAGGACGACAAGATCGTGGCGATCGAGCCTTCCATCACGGCCGATGCTGCGCTGATCGACGCCACCAACTGCGTCGTGGCACCAGGCCTTGTGGACACGCACCGGCATGTGTGGCAAGCGGGCCTTCGTGGTGTGACCGCCGACATGGTGTTGAAGGACTACTTCCGTAGCGTCCGTTTTCAGGCGTCGCCGGTCTATCGCCCCGAGGACATCGAGGTGGGCAATCTCGCCGGGATGCTCGAGGCGATCGACGCGGGGGTCACCAGCGTTCTGGACTTCTCCCATTCGATTTCCTCGCCCGATCACGCCGAGGCTGCCATCGACGGAACGATCGGCTCCGGGGGGCGCAGTCAGTTCGCTCTCGGATTCAATGATGTTGTAGGCCAGCACAAGTCGCTCGACACAGCCCAGGGCCGCCTGCAACTGGCCGAATCTCTGCGGAAGGGCAGGCTGGCGGCGGACGACGCTCTGGTGACGCTGGGTATCGCGCTGTCGGATCTGCCGGAGGTCGGACTCGAGCGCATCCGCGCCGAGTTGGAGGGAGCGAGGAGGCTGGGATTGCGTAGCACCACCAACGCGCTGGCGATTCTCTTCAACGATCCCGTCGACGACATCGAGGTTCTGGACGGAGCGGGTTTGCTCGGTCCTGACATCGTCTGGGTGCACCTGAACTACGCATCGGCAGAGCAGTTCCGTCGTGTCGTGGAGACCGGTGGTTCCGTGTCGACCTGCCCGGAAGCGGAAATGGCCATGGGTATAGGCCGTCCCGCAACCGAGCGCGTGCTCGCCGCTGGCGGGCGCTGCACCCTGGGGTGTGACGTCACTACCTCGGTGTCGGGCAGTTTGTTGCAGCAGGCACGAACCGCGATGCAGGTCGGACGGCTGTTGGACGCCGACGAGCGTATGGCCACCGGCAAGGCGCCGTTGTCGGTTCCGCCGTCGTGCGAAACCATGCTGAAAGCGGCAACGATCTGGGGTGCGGAGGCGTTGGGGCAGTCGCATCGGATCGGTAGTCTGCGTCCTGGGAAGCAAGCCGACCTGATCGTCGTGCGAACCGACGCGGTGAACACCGCACCGATGATCGATCCCTATGCGACGCTGATCACCCAGGCGCAACCGTCCAACATCGACACAGTCGTGATCGCGGGCGAGGTCCGCAAGTCCGGCGGCCGCCTGCGCGCGGACTGGTCGGCGGTGCAGAAGCGCTTGGAGCAGTCGAAAGAGCACGTGGCGCGTGCGGTCGCCGAACGCGGCGGGTTGCTGCCCCAGCCCGCGCTGGACCTGCCCTGGTGA
- a CDS encoding bifunctional 3-(3-hydroxy-phenyl)propionate/3-hydroxycinnamic acid hydroxylase yields MSDLYDVVVVGYGPSGEVAASTLGGQGHRVAVFERHEAVYPLPRMVTFDGEACRTVQATGTDVNRALSTSVVLDACLFGDADADPLLTVDWTGEQCGFPAHNSIFQPDVESTLRERVDAMDTVDVFRGTEVVGLVNHDDHVEVTVRPKGSHEDRNAWVVRAKYVIGADGTNSFVRQAAGIEMTDFGMHERWLNFDMNKKKPLPEQFDKLIMIMDPARPHMYMPLGTDRQRFEMRVADDETDDQMHDPEVAWEFLRSRHGLGEEHFSICRQVVYHYYTKVAKRWRAGRVFIAGDAAHTMTPYMGQGGCSAIRDGRNLAWKLHLVLNGVAEDRLLDEYQIEREPHVTELVVTSHKLAEIVNMVDEAEAAERNYAMRNNLTPPLPPFPKLANGVLHREPDDTVATITGSLAPQGRIRRHGSRARGDDLLGHGFQLISRRSPQLSEAQQRVLDSLGCTVAVIDDPTDPDAIEDIDGVYRAFLDAAGTDAYIMRPDWYIFGVAADGAIGELVDELAARLHLSSITETAPAA; encoded by the coding sequence GTGTCTGACCTTTACGACGTCGTGGTCGTGGGCTACGGACCTTCGGGTGAGGTTGCCGCGTCGACTCTGGGTGGCCAGGGGCACCGGGTCGCGGTTTTCGAGCGGCACGAAGCGGTGTACCCGCTGCCTCGGATGGTGACCTTCGACGGCGAAGCGTGTCGCACTGTGCAGGCGACGGGCACCGATGTCAACAGGGCACTGTCGACATCGGTGGTCCTGGACGCGTGCCTGTTCGGTGACGCCGACGCCGACCCGTTGTTGACCGTGGACTGGACCGGCGAACAGTGTGGTTTCCCCGCCCACAATTCGATCTTCCAGCCCGATGTCGAGTCGACGCTGCGTGAGCGCGTCGACGCGATGGACACCGTCGATGTGTTCCGCGGGACCGAGGTGGTCGGGCTGGTCAATCACGACGATCACGTCGAGGTGACCGTGCGGCCCAAGGGCTCGCACGAGGACCGGAACGCCTGGGTGGTGCGGGCGAAGTACGTGATCGGCGCCGATGGCACCAACAGTTTCGTGCGACAGGCCGCGGGTATCGAAATGACCGACTTCGGCATGCACGAGCGTTGGCTGAACTTCGACATGAACAAGAAGAAGCCGCTGCCCGAGCAGTTCGACAAGCTGATCATGATCATGGATCCCGCGCGCCCGCATATGTACATGCCGCTCGGCACCGATCGGCAGCGCTTCGAGATGCGCGTGGCCGACGACGAAACCGATGACCAGATGCACGACCCCGAGGTCGCTTGGGAGTTCCTGCGTTCCCGTCACGGTTTGGGGGAGGAACACTTCTCGATCTGCCGCCAGGTTGTCTACCACTACTACACGAAGGTGGCCAAGCGGTGGCGTGCCGGTCGGGTGTTCATCGCCGGAGACGCGGCACACACCATGACCCCCTACATGGGCCAGGGCGGTTGTTCGGCGATCCGCGACGGCCGCAACCTGGCATGGAAGCTGCACCTGGTTCTCAACGGGGTCGCCGAGGATCGGCTGCTCGATGAATACCAGATCGAACGCGAACCGCATGTCACAGAACTGGTGGTCACCAGCCACAAGCTCGCCGAGATCGTCAACATGGTCGACGAAGCCGAGGCCGCCGAGCGCAACTACGCGATGCGCAACAACCTCACCCCGCCGTTGCCGCCGTTCCCGAAACTGGCAAACGGGGTACTGCATCGCGAACCCGACGACACGGTGGCCACCATCACCGGCAGCCTTGCACCGCAAGGCCGGATTCGCCGCCACGGCTCACGGGCACGCGGCGACGATCTGCTCGGGCACGGTTTCCAATTGATCAGCCGCCGTTCCCCCCAGCTCAGCGAAGCGCAGCAGCGAGTCCTGGACAGCCTCGGTTGCACGGTGGCGGTCATCGACGACCCCACCGACCCCGACGCGATCGAAGACATCGACGGCGTCTATCGGGCATTCCTGGATGCCGCGGGCACCGACGCCTACATCATGCGCCCGGATTGGTACATCTTCGGCGTCGCCGCCGACGGCGCGATCGGTGAACTCGTCGACGAACTCGCCGCGCGCCTGCACCTGTCCTCGATCACCGAGACCGCCCCCGCCGCATGA
- a CDS encoding alpha/beta hydrolase: MTTVRITTDLEFARVDDVCLTLDIYRPTSQTKAVPVVLYLHGGGWQVGDKTDGAKERLTALAERGIAIASANYRFVGQGLFPAQIHDTKAAVRWLRANGATHGLATDRIGIWGASAGAVLASLTALTAGDSDFEGTVGDHPEQSSAVDVAVHWFGQTDLLANSARSWLERDLLKPPFEAPLFGVDDLTTVREEARAASPLTRVHADAPPFLIAHGDRDRITPASESVALHDALVRAGAESTLLMLGGAGHEGPEFDRPDHLSLTAAFLAAHLHT, encoded by the coding sequence GTGACAACCGTTCGTATCACGACCGACCTGGAGTTCGCCCGAGTCGACGATGTCTGCCTGACTCTCGACATCTACCGCCCGACCTCGCAGACGAAGGCGGTTCCTGTCGTGCTGTACCTGCACGGCGGAGGCTGGCAGGTCGGTGACAAGACAGACGGCGCCAAGGAGCGGCTGACCGCCCTGGCCGAACGGGGGATCGCGATCGCCTCGGCCAACTACCGATTCGTCGGCCAAGGACTGTTCCCGGCTCAGATCCATGACACCAAAGCAGCGGTGCGTTGGCTGCGGGCCAACGGCGCCACCCACGGCCTGGCCACCGATCGCATCGGAATCTGGGGTGCCTCGGCCGGTGCGGTGCTGGCCAGCCTGACCGCGCTGACTGCGGGTGACAGCGATTTCGAAGGCACGGTCGGTGACCATCCGGAGCAATCCAGTGCCGTCGACGTCGCCGTGCACTGGTTCGGTCAAACCGACCTGCTCGCCAACAGTGCGCGCAGTTGGCTCGAACGTGACTTGCTCAAACCACCGTTCGAAGCTCCGCTGTTCGGCGTGGACGATCTGACCACGGTCCGCGAAGAAGCCCGAGCCGCGAGCCCGCTGACGCGTGTGCACGCAGACGCCCCGCCGTTCCTGATCGCCCACGGCGACCGGGATCGGATTACTCCCGCTTCCGAGAGTGTCGCGTTGCACGACGCGTTGGTGCGCGCCGGAGCCGAGTCGACGTTGCTGATGCTCGGCGGTGCGGGCCACGAAGGCCCCGAATTCGACCGGCCCGACCACCTCTCGCTCACCGCCGCGTTCCTCGCCGCGCACCTACACACGTAA
- a CDS encoding IS630 family transposase: MSDVDLRRLSPAAQEVVRLRVVAALESGRVSGYREAAEMFGVSQRSVGTWWRKYQAGGRESLAAPVKSRTGRGEAISAEDRAVLFTAMADYTPEELLIGGPLWTRVLVAELIRMVVGVVMTEQGVGKWLRRHGFTPQRPARRAYRQKSEKVAEWLEVEYPAIVARARGENAVVAWTDQCGLRSDTAPPGRSWAPRGSTPLVRVNSKRLRVNIMSAIAFRGALWFSVFTGRFTAKVFITFLDRLARQAGCKVHVIADRHPVHRSKAVTAWLAENAHRVQLHLMPGYSPELNPDEILNADVERHVHAARARSTDDLARETRRFLHRRQRQPDTVRGYFRAPHVRYTTLEETQ, from the coding sequence GTGAGTGATGTGGACCTGCGGCGGTTGTCGCCTGCTGCGCAGGAGGTGGTGCGGCTGCGGGTGGTGGCCGCGCTGGAGTCGGGACGGGTGAGCGGCTACCGCGAGGCTGCCGAGATGTTCGGGGTCTCGCAGCGGTCGGTGGGGACCTGGTGGCGTAAGTACCAGGCTGGCGGGCGGGAATCGCTTGCCGCTCCGGTCAAGTCGCGTACCGGGCGGGGCGAGGCGATCAGTGCCGAGGACCGCGCGGTGCTGTTCACCGCGATGGCCGACTACACCCCTGAGGAGTTGTTGATCGGCGGTCCGTTGTGGACCCGTGTCCTGGTCGCCGAGCTGATCCGCATGGTCGTCGGCGTCGTCATGACCGAGCAGGGCGTGGGCAAGTGGCTGCGCCGCCACGGGTTCACTCCGCAACGCCCGGCGCGGCGGGCCTACCGGCAGAAATCGGAGAAGGTGGCCGAGTGGCTGGAGGTCGAGTATCCCGCCATCGTCGCACGCGCCCGCGGCGAGAACGCTGTGGTGGCGTGGACTGATCAGTGCGGGTTGCGCAGCGACACCGCTCCACCCGGCCGGTCCTGGGCACCGAGGGGCAGCACTCCGCTGGTGCGGGTCAACAGCAAGCGCCTGCGTGTGAATATCATGTCTGCCATCGCTTTTCGTGGCGCACTGTGGTTTTCGGTGTTCACCGGCCGGTTCACAGCGAAGGTCTTCATTACGTTCCTGGATCGGCTGGCCCGTCAAGCCGGATGCAAGGTCCATGTGATCGCCGACCGACACCCGGTGCACCGCAGCAAGGCCGTGACTGCGTGGCTGGCCGAAAACGCCCACCGCGTCCAGTTGCACCTGATGCCTGGCTACAGCCCCGAACTCAACCCAGACGAGATCCTCAATGCCGACGTCGAACGGCACGTCCACGCCGCCCGCGCCCGCTCCACCGACGACCTCGCCCGGGAAACCCGCCGGTTCCTGCATCGCCGCCAACGCCAGCCCGACACCGTCCGCGGCTACTTCCGCGCGCCGCACGTCCGCTACACGACCCTGGAGGAAACCCAATAG
- a CDS encoding FadR/GntR family transcriptional regulator, giving the protein MVNGVQTRAEALAANIAQMIIDRGLSAGDWVGTMDELREQTGFARSTVSEAVRLLADRGNIEIRPGRGGGLFVANLSPVVRLRHTLLTVREQPTTVADAIAVRDALELLVDTDAARHRDADDIVALRTLLSKLKQSTSDVDAFMRANWQLHERIAEITTNHMARAVYLSMTACIKDLSAHADAETPTDDAGYYQHRVAIHSELVESIIAGDIERTIKAVEQHHGLLKI; this is encoded by the coding sequence GTGGTTAACGGGGTACAGACACGAGCAGAAGCACTTGCGGCGAACATCGCCCAGATGATCATCGATCGTGGCCTCAGCGCGGGCGACTGGGTCGGCACCATGGATGAACTGCGCGAACAGACCGGCTTCGCGCGCTCCACCGTCAGCGAAGCGGTTCGCCTGCTTGCCGACCGGGGCAACATCGAAATCCGGCCCGGGCGCGGCGGCGGACTGTTCGTGGCCAACCTGAGCCCCGTCGTTCGTCTGCGACACACCCTACTGACCGTCCGCGAGCAACCGACTACTGTCGCCGACGCCATCGCCGTGCGCGACGCCCTCGAACTCCTCGTCGACACCGACGCGGCACGTCACCGCGACGCCGACGACATCGTCGCCTTGCGCACCTTGCTCTCCAAGCTCAAGCAGTCGACCTCCGACGTCGACGCGTTCATGCGCGCCAACTGGCAACTACACGAACGCATCGCCGAGATCACCACCAACCACATGGCCCGCGCGGTCTACCTGAGCATGACAGCCTGCATCAAGGATCTGTCGGCACACGCCGACGCCGAAACTCCCACCGATGACGCCGGCTACTACCAACACCGGGTAGCCATCCACAGCGAACTTGTCGAATCCATCATCGCCGGCGACATCGAACGCACCATCAAAGCTGTGGAACAGCACCACGGATTGCTGAAGATCTAG